The Caloranaerobacter sp. TR13 genome segment AATGACATGCTTTAAAATATTATAACTAATACACCTTGTATGATACCTATTAAAAATCCTAAAACGCCCCCTAAAATTTCTATATGCTTCAGTTCTCGTTTTGCAATAGAAATGATTATACTCTCTATCTTTTCTAATTCAAAAGAGTTAATTTTTTCTTCTATCATTTCTGAAAGCTTAACTTCATTTGTCGCCTTATGAACCATTTTTTCAATTAAATCTTTTAATATTCTTTCTCCTTCAGAATCAACCATTTCATTTACATAACTAAAAATCATATTCTTAAAAGTACTTGGTATTATTGAAGGTAATTTTTCATCAATAACTTCATTAATTTTTCTCTTAATAATAAATATAATATTTGAAAGATTTTCCTGTTCAATCACCTTATCAATAATTTCATTAATTGATACAAGTTCATCTTCCACGACTTGCCCAATGC includes the following:
- a CDS encoding DUF445 domain-containing protein; this encodes MIIIKILTLAVIGAMIGWITNIIAIKLIFRPLKPVIIPIINVKIQGLIPKRRQEIAKSIGQVVEDELVSINEIIDKVIEQENLSNIIFIIKRKINEVIDEKLPSIIPSTFKNMIFSYVNEMVDSEGERILKDLIEKMVHKATNEVKLSEMIEEKINSFELEKIESIIISIAKRELKHIEILGGVLGFLIGIIQGVLVIIF